In Streptomyces sp. P3, one DNA window encodes the following:
- a CDS encoding IS701 family transposase produces the protein MDHLFTTIGHHFGRVEPRRRMRDYVRALLAPVARKNSWQLAEHAGHATPDGLQHLLSRACWNPDDIRDDLQSFVAEHLGRPDGVLVIDDTGFLKKGTTSAGVQRQYSGTAGRTENCQIGVFAAYASTAGRALVDRELYLPKSWTEDRDRCRAAKVPDQREFATKNSLAATLVSRALASPLPIAWVTADAAYGQDNRFRLMLETSGVGYVLAVPKSQFSLAGPRIDRVFEQAPDQAWERRSCGAGAKGQREYDWAALQLRPVAEYDHQDGVLICRRWALARRSLSRPDEIAYYLAYAPLDVAVDELVRVAGARWAIEECFQAAKNECGLDEYEVRRYVGWYRHITLAMLAHAFLAAMSARAAEKGDPPVRMPWSSSSPWRKCGDSWQLTHPETFAPTPMR, from the coding sequence CTGGACCACCTCTTCACCACTATTGGGCACCACTTCGGCCGCGTCGAACCACGGCGCCGCATGCGGGACTACGTCCGCGCACTGCTCGCCCCGGTGGCCCGCAAAAACAGCTGGCAACTCGCCGAACACGCAGGCCACGCCACCCCGGACGGACTGCAGCACCTGCTCTCCCGAGCCTGCTGGAACCCCGACGACATCCGCGACGACCTGCAGAGCTTCGTAGCCGAACACCTCGGCCGCCCCGACGGGGTACTGGTCATCGACGACACCGGGTTCCTGAAGAAGGGCACCACCTCCGCCGGCGTCCAAAGGCAGTATTCCGGCACCGCCGGCCGCACCGAGAACTGCCAGATCGGCGTCTTCGCCGCCTACGCCAGCACGGCCGGCCGCGCCCTGGTGGATCGGGAGCTGTACTTGCCGAAGTCCTGGACCGAGGACCGCGACCGCTGCCGCGCGGCCAAGGTCCCCGATCAGCGGGAGTTCGCCACCAAGAACAGCCTCGCGGCGACGCTCGTCAGCAGGGCGCTGGCCTCGCCGCTGCCGATCGCCTGGGTCACGGCGGACGCCGCTTACGGACAGGACAACCGCTTCCGCCTGATGCTGGAAACATCCGGCGTCGGGTATGTCCTGGCCGTCCCCAAGTCCCAGTTCTCCCTGGCCGGCCCGCGCATCGACAGAGTCTTCGAGCAGGCCCCCGACCAGGCATGGGAACGTCGTTCCTGCGGCGCGGGTGCGAAGGGGCAGCGCGAGTACGACTGGGCGGCCCTCCAGTTGCGCCCCGTGGCCGAGTACGACCATCAGGACGGCGTGTTGATCTGTCGGCGGTGGGCGCTGGCACGGCGCAGCCTGAGCCGGCCCGACGAGATCGCCTACTACCTCGCATACGCACCGCTGGACGTCGCAGTGGACGAACTGGTGCGGGTCGCCGGCGCCCGGTGGGCGATCGAGGAGTGTTTCCAGGCGGCGAAGAACGAGTGCGGCCTGGACGAGTACGAAGTCCGCCGCTACGTCGGCTGGTACCGGCACATCACCCTGGCCATGCTCGCCCACGCCTTCCTAGCGGCGATGAGCGCGCGAGCAGCCGAAAAGGGGGATCCGCCGGTGAGGATGCCGTGGTCATCGAGCTCACCGTGGCGGAAGTGCGGCGACTCCTGGCAGCTCACGCACCCCGAGACCTTCGCACCCACACCCATGCGTTGA
- a CDS encoding RHS repeat domain-containing protein, whose product MDQVSAIKLWSTAPGASLSTVQTIASYAYDASGRLREQWDPRVSPALKTAYTYDDAGRVTTLAPAGQLPWTFTYGQAGSNPAAGAGMLLKASRPTLTPGSASQTNGTAATSIVYGVPLTGSTAPEDLGTSTLASWGQTDIPTDATAVFPSDQVPAGNDGSALASGSYTRASRRRPPHGLQVQLPLRHENVRRRMGSARARWHNTRNHLFHVE is encoded by the coding sequence GTGGACCAGGTCTCGGCGATCAAACTGTGGTCGACCGCGCCCGGGGCCTCTTTGTCCACGGTGCAGACCATTGCGTCCTACGCCTACGACGCCAGTGGCCGGCTGCGTGAGCAGTGGGACCCCCGTGTCAGCCCCGCGCTGAAGACCGCCTACACCTACGACGACGCCGGTCGCGTCACCACCTTGGCCCCGGCCGGACAGCTGCCGTGGACGTTCACCTACGGACAGGCAGGATCCAACCCTGCCGCCGGAGCCGGCATGCTGCTGAAGGCATCCCGCCCGACGCTCACTCCGGGCAGCGCCAGCCAGACCAACGGCACGGCCGCCACCAGCATCGTCTACGGCGTGCCGCTGACCGGTTCCACCGCGCCGGAGGACCTCGGCACTTCGACCCTTGCCTCATGGGGGCAGACCGACATTCCCACTGACGCCACCGCGGTCTTCCCTTCCGACCAGGTGCCCGCGGGCAACGACGGCAGCGCCCTGGCCTCCGGCTCCTACACCCGGGCTAGCAGGCGCCGGCCGCCTCATGGGCTACAAGTGCAGCTACCGCTACGGCATGAGAACGTGCGTCGACGGATGGGGTCTGCACGCGCGCGGTGGCACAACACTCGGAACCACCTATTTCACGTCGAATAA
- a CDS encoding IS110 family transposase — protein sequence MRLDTVLLGWARTSGTVRRAGVEGTGSFGAALSRYLLAQGVDAFDVNRFDRADRRRRGKSDPLDAENAARAVLSGRARAQAKRGDGPVEIARRYKLAKDSAVKARTQAINQLRPSSSVPIRS from the coding sequence GTGCGGCTGGATACCGTCCTGCTGGGGTGGGCCAGGACGTCGGGTACGGTGCGCCGGGCCGGAGTGGAAGGTACCGGTTCCTTCGGGGCTGCCCTGTCCCGCTACCTGCTGGCCCAGGGCGTGGACGCTTTCGATGTCAATCGGTTTGACCGGGCCGACCGCCGTCGGCGCGGCAAGTCCGACCCGCTCGATGCCGAGAACGCGGCCCGGGCGGTGCTGAGCGGGCGGGCGCGCGCCCAGGCCAAGAGGGGCGACGGGCCGGTGGAGATCGCCCGGAGGTACAAACTGGCCAAGGACTCGGCGGTCAAGGCCCGCACGCAGGCGATCAACCAATTAAGGCCGTCCTCATCCGTGCCGATCCGCAGCTGA